The following are encoded in a window of Thermodesulfobacterium geofontis OPF15 genomic DNA:
- the greA gene encoding transcription elongation factor GreA has product MNKIPFTPEGIEKIKKELEYLIKVERRNVVKAIEEARAHGDISENAEYEAAKERQAYIEGRIQELSGILANAEIIPALTKVPDKVQFGVKVKLLNLDTEEVITYRIVGPYEADPANGSISVYSPLARSLIGKEIGDEVQVNTPSGIKNFEILDIEI; this is encoded by the coding sequence ATGAACAAAATACCTTTTACTCCAGAGGGTATAGAAAAGATTAAAAAAGAGCTTGAATATCTTATCAAAGTTGAAAGAAGAAATGTGGTAAAAGCTATAGAAGAAGCAAGGGCTCACGGAGATATTTCAGAAAATGCTGAATATGAAGCAGCAAAAGAAAGACAAGCCTATATAGAAGGTAGAATACAAGAATTATCAGGAATTTTAGCTAATGCAGAAATAATACCAGCTCTTACTAAAGTTCCAGATAAAGTTCAGTTTGGAGTTAAAGTAAAATTATTAAATTTGGATACTGAAGAAGTGATTACTTATAGAATCGTTGGTCCCTATGAGGCAGATCCAGCAAATGGTAGTATTTCTGTATATTCTCCTTTAGCAAGGTCTTTAATAGGAAAAGAGATAGGAGACGAAGTTCAAGTAAATACACCCTCAGGGATAAAAAATTTTGAAATTTTGGATATAGAAATTTAG